A window from Brachyhypopomus gauderio isolate BG-103 unplaced genomic scaffold, BGAUD_0.2 sc95, whole genome shotgun sequence encodes these proteins:
- the adam23a gene encoding disintegrin and metalloproteinase domain-containing protein 23 isoform X4: protein MWLIFHLSLLAGILVALLPSFSSASSVSPAGENEFREHKSDVTAAPHASVRDVTVTYPSRLIYYLNEESESAYHDLGTRARNQATEVQPAHLAQTSFQLDAFGSTFTLDLTLNNDLLSSDYVEIHYEKDKQVFSKGGEHCYYHGRVRGKDTSAAALSTCDGLHGMFDDGTFIYLIEPLNQTHSLETESRPHTLRRMLSPHMGLDPADLAAEEPRRHRRKRATMPQKVFDEMKYLEIMIVSDYNTFKRHKSKNHTRNFAKSVVNLVDAIFKEQLNTRVVLVAVEIWTDRDRIPLNVKPLDMLRDFSKYRQQNIRISADAVHLFTNVTFHYGRSSVAYIGGVCSNTRGVGVNEFGSTWTMAASLSQSLAQNLGIQWDPVSRRKECGCMDSWVGCIMEDTGVQHPRRFSKCSISDYKNFLLRGGASCLFNRPNKLFEATECGNGYVEVGEECDCGPRMECYKDCCKKCSLSNGAHCSDGPCCNSTCLFLPRGYSCRYAVNDCDISETCSGDSGQCPPNLHKQDSYPCQLNQGRCYGGECKTRDSQCKYIWGPKAGGSEKHCYEKLNTEGTEKGNCGKDGEKWIPCSKHDVFCGYLLCTNIGRNPRIGTLKGDITPTTFNHQGRLVDCSGGRVLLDDDTDLGYIEDGTPCGPSMMCLERKCLPISSLNLTACPLGPNGRICSSHGVCNNDAACTCDTTWAGTDCSMHDPPKEPPVIEDDGPKGPSATNLIIGSIAGAILMAAIVLGGTGWGFK from the exons ATGTGGCTGATATTCCATCTGAGTCTGCTTGCTGGCATCTTAGTTGCATTGCTGCCTTCATTTTCTTCAGCATCGTCCG TTTCCCCCGCCGGGGAGAATGAGTTCAGGGAGCATAAATCCGACGTGACAGCTGCTCCGCACGCGAGTGTTCGGGACGTCACGGTCACGTATCCGTCACGCCTCATCTACTATTTAAATGAGGAGTCAGAAAGCGCTTATCATGACTTGGGTACTCGGGCACGCAACCAAGCCACTGAAGTCCAG CCTGCTCACTTGGCCCAGACAAGCTTCCAGCTGGATGCCTTTGGATCCACTTTCACTCTGGATCTAACACTTAACAA TGATTTGCTGTCTTCAGATTATGTGGAGATCCACTATGAGAAAGACAAACAAGTTTTCTCAAAG ggaGGAGAGCACTGCTACTACCATGGTCGTGTGAGAGGGAAAGACACGTCTGCAGCAGCTCTGTCAACTTGTGATGGACTTCA TGGCATGTTTGATGACGGCACCTTTATTTACCTCATTGAACCACTGAACCAGACTCACTCCCTG GAAACAGAGTCACGACCTCACACTTTGCGACGGATGTTATCACCCCATATGGGTCTTGACCCTGCTGATCTGG CTGCTGAGGAGCCACGGCGACACCGCAGGAAACGGGCAACA ATGCCACAGAAGGTGTTTGATGAAATGAAGTATCTGGAGATCATGATAGTCAGTGACTACAACACG TTTAAGAGACATAAGAGCAAAAATCATACCAGGAACTTTGCCAAATCAGTGGTTAACCTAGTAGATGCA ATCTTCAAGGAGCAGCTGAACACGCGTGTGGTGCTAGTTGCCGTAGAGATATGGACAGACCGTGACCGAATCCCCCTGAACGTGAAGCCCCTGGACATGCTACGAGATTTCTCCAAATACCGGCAGCAGAATATCCGAATCAGTGCCGATGCTGTTCACCTCTTTAC GAACGTCACGTTTCACTATGGGAGGAGCAGTGTGGCCTATATTGGGGGAGTTTGCTCTAACACACGTGGAGTCGGGGTGAATGAG tttGGCAGCACATGGACAATGGCAGCCTCTCTCTCCCAGAGCCTGGCACAGAATCTGGGCATCCAGTGGGACCCAGTTAGCAGGAGGA AGGAGTGTGGCTGCATGGATTCATGGGTGGGGTGCATCATGGAAGATACTGG AGTGCAGCATCCACGCAGGTTTTCCAAATGCAGCATATCTGACTACAAGAACTTTCTGCTGAGAGGAGGTGCATCGTGTCTCTTCAACAGACCCAACAAG CTCTTCGAAGCTACAGAGTGCGGCAACGGGTATGTGGAAGTGGGAGAGGAGTGTGACTGTGGACCAAGAATG GAGTGCTATAAAGACTGCTGTAAGAAGTGCTCTCTGTCTAATGGAGCCCACTGCAGCGATGGCCCATGCTGCAATAGCACCTGCCTG TTCTTACCCCGAGGGTACAGTTGTCGCTATGCTGTCAATGACTGTGATATTTCAGAGACATGTTCAGGAGACTCAGGCCAG TGCCCCCCTAACCTACACAAGCAGGACAGCTACCCCTGTCAACTTAACCAG GGCCGTTGCTATGGTGGCGAATGCAAGACAAGGGACAGCCAGTGCAAGTACATCTGGGGTCCAA AGGCAGGGGGCTCAGAGAAGCACTGCTATGAAAAGCTAAATACTGAGGGAACAGAGAAAGGGAATTGTgggaaagatggagagaaatgGATCCCCTGCAGTAAACA TGACGTGTTCTGTGGGTACCTGCTATGCACCAACATTGGCAGAAACCCCAGGATTGGGACCCTGAAAGGTGACATCACCCCCACCACTTTTAACCATCAGGGACGGCTGGTAGACTGCAG TGGAGGACGCGTCTTGTTGGATGATGACACGGACCTTGGTTACATTGAGGATGGGACACCGTGTGGTCCCTCCATGATGTGCCTTGAACGGAAATGTTTGCCCATCTCCTCCCTGAATCTCACAGCCTGCCCTCTGGGGCCCAATGGACGCATCTGTTCCTCTCACGGC GTGTGCAATAATGATGCTGCCTGCACCTGCGACACCACCTGGGCAGGGACAGACTGCAGCATGCACGACCCGCCCAAAGAGCCACCTGTCATTGAAGACGATGGTCCCAAGG GTCCTAGCGCCACCAACCTTATCATAGGCTCCATCGCAGGGGCCATCCTGATGGCAGCCATAGTGCTGGGGGGGACGGGATGGGGATTTAAGTAA
- the adam23a gene encoding disintegrin and metalloproteinase domain-containing protein 23 isoform X2: protein MWLIFHLSLLAGILVALLPSFSSASSVSPAGENEFREHKSDVTAAPHASVRDVTVTYPSRLIYYLNEESESAYHDLGTRARNQATEVQPAHLAQTSFQLDAFGSTFTLDLTLNNDLLSSDYVEIHYEKDKQVFSKGGEHCYYHGRVRGKDTSAAALSTCDGLHGMFDDGTFIYLIEPLNQTHSLETESRPHTLRRMLSPHMGLDPADLAAEEPRRHRRKRATMPQKVFDEMKYLEIMIVSDYNTFKRHKSKNHTRNFAKSVVNLVDAIFKEQLNTRVVLVAVEIWTDRDRIPLNVKPLDMLRDFSKYRQQNIRISADAVHLFTNVTFHYGRSSVAYIGGVCSNTRGVGVNEFGSTWTMAASLSQSLAQNLGIQWDPVSRRKECGCMDSWVGCIMEDTGVQHPRRFSKCSISDYKNFLLRGGASCLFNRPNKLFEATECGNGYVEVGEECDCGPRMECYKDCCKKCSLSNGAHCSDGPCCNSTCLFLPRGYSCRYAVNDCDISETCSGDSGQCPPNLHKQDSYPCQLNQGRCYGGECKTRDSQCKYIWGPKAGGSEKHCYEKLNTEGTEKGNCGKDGEKWIPCSKHDVFCGYLLCTNIGRNPRIGTLKGDITPTTFNHQGRLVDCSGGRVLLDDDTDLGYIEDGTPCGPSMMCLERKCLPISSLNLTACPLGPNGRICSSHGVCNNDAACTCDTTWAGTDCSMHDPPKEPPVIEDDGPKVSVATNRLIGAVAGTILALGVIFGGTGWGIENVKKRRYDPNASAI, encoded by the exons ATGTGGCTGATATTCCATCTGAGTCTGCTTGCTGGCATCTTAGTTGCATTGCTGCCTTCATTTTCTTCAGCATCGTCCG TTTCCCCCGCCGGGGAGAATGAGTTCAGGGAGCATAAATCCGACGTGACAGCTGCTCCGCACGCGAGTGTTCGGGACGTCACGGTCACGTATCCGTCACGCCTCATCTACTATTTAAATGAGGAGTCAGAAAGCGCTTATCATGACTTGGGTACTCGGGCACGCAACCAAGCCACTGAAGTCCAG CCTGCTCACTTGGCCCAGACAAGCTTCCAGCTGGATGCCTTTGGATCCACTTTCACTCTGGATCTAACACTTAACAA TGATTTGCTGTCTTCAGATTATGTGGAGATCCACTATGAGAAAGACAAACAAGTTTTCTCAAAG ggaGGAGAGCACTGCTACTACCATGGTCGTGTGAGAGGGAAAGACACGTCTGCAGCAGCTCTGTCAACTTGTGATGGACTTCA TGGCATGTTTGATGACGGCACCTTTATTTACCTCATTGAACCACTGAACCAGACTCACTCCCTG GAAACAGAGTCACGACCTCACACTTTGCGACGGATGTTATCACCCCATATGGGTCTTGACCCTGCTGATCTGG CTGCTGAGGAGCCACGGCGACACCGCAGGAAACGGGCAACA ATGCCACAGAAGGTGTTTGATGAAATGAAGTATCTGGAGATCATGATAGTCAGTGACTACAACACG TTTAAGAGACATAAGAGCAAAAATCATACCAGGAACTTTGCCAAATCAGTGGTTAACCTAGTAGATGCA ATCTTCAAGGAGCAGCTGAACACGCGTGTGGTGCTAGTTGCCGTAGAGATATGGACAGACCGTGACCGAATCCCCCTGAACGTGAAGCCCCTGGACATGCTACGAGATTTCTCCAAATACCGGCAGCAGAATATCCGAATCAGTGCCGATGCTGTTCACCTCTTTAC GAACGTCACGTTTCACTATGGGAGGAGCAGTGTGGCCTATATTGGGGGAGTTTGCTCTAACACACGTGGAGTCGGGGTGAATGAG tttGGCAGCACATGGACAATGGCAGCCTCTCTCTCCCAGAGCCTGGCACAGAATCTGGGCATCCAGTGGGACCCAGTTAGCAGGAGGA AGGAGTGTGGCTGCATGGATTCATGGGTGGGGTGCATCATGGAAGATACTGG AGTGCAGCATCCACGCAGGTTTTCCAAATGCAGCATATCTGACTACAAGAACTTTCTGCTGAGAGGAGGTGCATCGTGTCTCTTCAACAGACCCAACAAG CTCTTCGAAGCTACAGAGTGCGGCAACGGGTATGTGGAAGTGGGAGAGGAGTGTGACTGTGGACCAAGAATG GAGTGCTATAAAGACTGCTGTAAGAAGTGCTCTCTGTCTAATGGAGCCCACTGCAGCGATGGCCCATGCTGCAATAGCACCTGCCTG TTCTTACCCCGAGGGTACAGTTGTCGCTATGCTGTCAATGACTGTGATATTTCAGAGACATGTTCAGGAGACTCAGGCCAG TGCCCCCCTAACCTACACAAGCAGGACAGCTACCCCTGTCAACTTAACCAG GGCCGTTGCTATGGTGGCGAATGCAAGACAAGGGACAGCCAGTGCAAGTACATCTGGGGTCCAA AGGCAGGGGGCTCAGAGAAGCACTGCTATGAAAAGCTAAATACTGAGGGAACAGAGAAAGGGAATTGTgggaaagatggagagaaatgGATCCCCTGCAGTAAACA TGACGTGTTCTGTGGGTACCTGCTATGCACCAACATTGGCAGAAACCCCAGGATTGGGACCCTGAAAGGTGACATCACCCCCACCACTTTTAACCATCAGGGACGGCTGGTAGACTGCAG TGGAGGACGCGTCTTGTTGGATGATGACACGGACCTTGGTTACATTGAGGATGGGACACCGTGTGGTCCCTCCATGATGTGCCTTGAACGGAAATGTTTGCCCATCTCCTCCCTGAATCTCACAGCCTGCCCTCTGGGGCCCAATGGACGCATCTGTTCCTCTCACGGC GTGTGCAATAATGATGCTGCCTGCACCTGCGACACCACCTGGGCAGGGACAGACTGCAGCATGCACGACCCGCCCAAAGAGCCACCTGTCATTGAAGACGATGGTCCCAAGG TGAGCGTGGCCACTAACAGGCTGATAGGGGCAGTGGCAGGGACCATTCTGGCCCTGGGGGTGATTTTTGGAGGCACTGGGTGGGGAATAGA
- the adam23a gene encoding disintegrin and metalloproteinase domain-containing protein 23 isoform X3, which translates to MWLIFHLSLLAGILVALLPSFSSASSVSPAGENEFREHKSDVTAAPHASVRDVTVTYPSRLIYYLNEESESAYHDLGTRARNQATEVQPAHLAQTSFQLDAFGSTFTLDLTLNNDLLSSDYVEIHYEKDKQVFSKGGEHCYYHGRVRGKDTSAAALSTCDGLHGMFDDGTFIYLIEPLNQTHSLETESRPHTLRRMLSPHMGLDPADLAAEEPRRHRRKRATMPQKVFDEMKYLEIMIVSDYNTFKRHKSKNHTRNFAKSVVNLVDAIFKEQLNTRVVLVAVEIWTDRDRIPLNVKPLDMLRDFSKYRQQNIRISADAVHLFTNVTFHYGRSSVAYIGGVCSNTRGVGVNEFGSTWTMAASLSQSLAQNLGIQWDPVSRRKECGCMDSWVGCIMEDTGVQHPRRFSKCSISDYKNFLLRGGASCLFNRPNKLFEATECGNGYVEVGEECDCGPRMECYKDCCKKCSLSNGAHCSDGPCCNSTCLFLPRGYSCRYAVNDCDISETCSGDSGQCPPNLHKQDSYPCQLNQGRCYGGECKTRDSQCKYIWGPKAGGSEKHCYEKLNTEGTEKGNCGKDGEKWIPCSKHDVFCGYLLCTNIGRNPRIGTLKGDITPTTFNHQGRLVDCSGGRVLLDDDTDLGYIEDGTPCGPSMMCLERKCLPISSLNLTACPLGPNGRICSSHGVCNNDAACTCDTTWAGTDCSMHDPPKEPPVIEDDGPKGPSATNLIIGSIAGAILMAAIVLGGTGWGFKVRV; encoded by the exons ATGTGGCTGATATTCCATCTGAGTCTGCTTGCTGGCATCTTAGTTGCATTGCTGCCTTCATTTTCTTCAGCATCGTCCG TTTCCCCCGCCGGGGAGAATGAGTTCAGGGAGCATAAATCCGACGTGACAGCTGCTCCGCACGCGAGTGTTCGGGACGTCACGGTCACGTATCCGTCACGCCTCATCTACTATTTAAATGAGGAGTCAGAAAGCGCTTATCATGACTTGGGTACTCGGGCACGCAACCAAGCCACTGAAGTCCAG CCTGCTCACTTGGCCCAGACAAGCTTCCAGCTGGATGCCTTTGGATCCACTTTCACTCTGGATCTAACACTTAACAA TGATTTGCTGTCTTCAGATTATGTGGAGATCCACTATGAGAAAGACAAACAAGTTTTCTCAAAG ggaGGAGAGCACTGCTACTACCATGGTCGTGTGAGAGGGAAAGACACGTCTGCAGCAGCTCTGTCAACTTGTGATGGACTTCA TGGCATGTTTGATGACGGCACCTTTATTTACCTCATTGAACCACTGAACCAGACTCACTCCCTG GAAACAGAGTCACGACCTCACACTTTGCGACGGATGTTATCACCCCATATGGGTCTTGACCCTGCTGATCTGG CTGCTGAGGAGCCACGGCGACACCGCAGGAAACGGGCAACA ATGCCACAGAAGGTGTTTGATGAAATGAAGTATCTGGAGATCATGATAGTCAGTGACTACAACACG TTTAAGAGACATAAGAGCAAAAATCATACCAGGAACTTTGCCAAATCAGTGGTTAACCTAGTAGATGCA ATCTTCAAGGAGCAGCTGAACACGCGTGTGGTGCTAGTTGCCGTAGAGATATGGACAGACCGTGACCGAATCCCCCTGAACGTGAAGCCCCTGGACATGCTACGAGATTTCTCCAAATACCGGCAGCAGAATATCCGAATCAGTGCCGATGCTGTTCACCTCTTTAC GAACGTCACGTTTCACTATGGGAGGAGCAGTGTGGCCTATATTGGGGGAGTTTGCTCTAACACACGTGGAGTCGGGGTGAATGAG tttGGCAGCACATGGACAATGGCAGCCTCTCTCTCCCAGAGCCTGGCACAGAATCTGGGCATCCAGTGGGACCCAGTTAGCAGGAGGA AGGAGTGTGGCTGCATGGATTCATGGGTGGGGTGCATCATGGAAGATACTGG AGTGCAGCATCCACGCAGGTTTTCCAAATGCAGCATATCTGACTACAAGAACTTTCTGCTGAGAGGAGGTGCATCGTGTCTCTTCAACAGACCCAACAAG CTCTTCGAAGCTACAGAGTGCGGCAACGGGTATGTGGAAGTGGGAGAGGAGTGTGACTGTGGACCAAGAATG GAGTGCTATAAAGACTGCTGTAAGAAGTGCTCTCTGTCTAATGGAGCCCACTGCAGCGATGGCCCATGCTGCAATAGCACCTGCCTG TTCTTACCCCGAGGGTACAGTTGTCGCTATGCTGTCAATGACTGTGATATTTCAGAGACATGTTCAGGAGACTCAGGCCAG TGCCCCCCTAACCTACACAAGCAGGACAGCTACCCCTGTCAACTTAACCAG GGCCGTTGCTATGGTGGCGAATGCAAGACAAGGGACAGCCAGTGCAAGTACATCTGGGGTCCAA AGGCAGGGGGCTCAGAGAAGCACTGCTATGAAAAGCTAAATACTGAGGGAACAGAGAAAGGGAATTGTgggaaagatggagagaaatgGATCCCCTGCAGTAAACA TGACGTGTTCTGTGGGTACCTGCTATGCACCAACATTGGCAGAAACCCCAGGATTGGGACCCTGAAAGGTGACATCACCCCCACCACTTTTAACCATCAGGGACGGCTGGTAGACTGCAG TGGAGGACGCGTCTTGTTGGATGATGACACGGACCTTGGTTACATTGAGGATGGGACACCGTGTGGTCCCTCCATGATGTGCCTTGAACGGAAATGTTTGCCCATCTCCTCCCTGAATCTCACAGCCTGCCCTCTGGGGCCCAATGGACGCATCTGTTCCTCTCACGGC GTGTGCAATAATGATGCTGCCTGCACCTGCGACACCACCTGGGCAGGGACAGACTGCAGCATGCACGACCCGCCCAAAGAGCCACCTGTCATTGAAGACGATGGTCCCAAGG GTCCTAGCGCCACCAACCTTATCATAGGCTCCATCGCAGGGGCCATCCTGATGGCAGCCATAGTGCTGGGGGGGACGGGATGGGGATTTAA
- the adam23a gene encoding disintegrin and metalloproteinase domain-containing protein 23 isoform X1, protein MWLIFHLSLLAGILVALLPSFSSASSVSPAGENEFREHKSDVTAAPHASVRDVTVTYPSRLIYYLNEESESAYHDLGTRARNQATEVQPAHLAQTSFQLDAFGSTFTLDLTLNNDLLSSDYVEIHYEKDKQVFSKGGEHCYYHGRVRGKDTSAAALSTCDGLHGMFDDGTFIYLIEPLNQTHSLETESRPHTLRRMLSPHMGLDPADLAAEEPRRHRRKRATMPQKVFDEMKYLEIMIVSDYNTFKRHKSKNHTRNFAKSVVNLVDAIFKEQLNTRVVLVAVEIWTDRDRIPLNVKPLDMLRDFSKYRQQNIRISADAVHLFTNVTFHYGRSSVAYIGGVCSNTRGVGVNEFGSTWTMAASLSQSLAQNLGIQWDPVSRRKECGCMDSWVGCIMEDTGVQHPRRFSKCSISDYKNFLLRGGASCLFNRPNKLFEATECGNGYVEVGEECDCGPRMECYKDCCKKCSLSNGAHCSDGPCCNSTCLFLPRGYSCRYAVNDCDISETCSGDSGQCPPNLHKQDSYPCQLNQGRCYGGECKTRDSQCKYIWGPKAGGSEKHCYEKLNTEGTEKGNCGKDGEKWIPCSKHDVFCGYLLCTNIGRNPRIGTLKGDITPTTFNHQGRLVDCSGGRVLLDDDTDLGYIEDGTPCGPSMMCLERKCLPISSLNLTACPLGPNGRICSSHGVCNNDAACTCDTTWAGTDCSMHDPPKEPPVIEDDGPKGPSATNLIIGSIAGAILMAAIVLGGTGWGFKNVKKRRYDPNASAI, encoded by the exons ATGTGGCTGATATTCCATCTGAGTCTGCTTGCTGGCATCTTAGTTGCATTGCTGCCTTCATTTTCTTCAGCATCGTCCG TTTCCCCCGCCGGGGAGAATGAGTTCAGGGAGCATAAATCCGACGTGACAGCTGCTCCGCACGCGAGTGTTCGGGACGTCACGGTCACGTATCCGTCACGCCTCATCTACTATTTAAATGAGGAGTCAGAAAGCGCTTATCATGACTTGGGTACTCGGGCACGCAACCAAGCCACTGAAGTCCAG CCTGCTCACTTGGCCCAGACAAGCTTCCAGCTGGATGCCTTTGGATCCACTTTCACTCTGGATCTAACACTTAACAA TGATTTGCTGTCTTCAGATTATGTGGAGATCCACTATGAGAAAGACAAACAAGTTTTCTCAAAG ggaGGAGAGCACTGCTACTACCATGGTCGTGTGAGAGGGAAAGACACGTCTGCAGCAGCTCTGTCAACTTGTGATGGACTTCA TGGCATGTTTGATGACGGCACCTTTATTTACCTCATTGAACCACTGAACCAGACTCACTCCCTG GAAACAGAGTCACGACCTCACACTTTGCGACGGATGTTATCACCCCATATGGGTCTTGACCCTGCTGATCTGG CTGCTGAGGAGCCACGGCGACACCGCAGGAAACGGGCAACA ATGCCACAGAAGGTGTTTGATGAAATGAAGTATCTGGAGATCATGATAGTCAGTGACTACAACACG TTTAAGAGACATAAGAGCAAAAATCATACCAGGAACTTTGCCAAATCAGTGGTTAACCTAGTAGATGCA ATCTTCAAGGAGCAGCTGAACACGCGTGTGGTGCTAGTTGCCGTAGAGATATGGACAGACCGTGACCGAATCCCCCTGAACGTGAAGCCCCTGGACATGCTACGAGATTTCTCCAAATACCGGCAGCAGAATATCCGAATCAGTGCCGATGCTGTTCACCTCTTTAC GAACGTCACGTTTCACTATGGGAGGAGCAGTGTGGCCTATATTGGGGGAGTTTGCTCTAACACACGTGGAGTCGGGGTGAATGAG tttGGCAGCACATGGACAATGGCAGCCTCTCTCTCCCAGAGCCTGGCACAGAATCTGGGCATCCAGTGGGACCCAGTTAGCAGGAGGA AGGAGTGTGGCTGCATGGATTCATGGGTGGGGTGCATCATGGAAGATACTGG AGTGCAGCATCCACGCAGGTTTTCCAAATGCAGCATATCTGACTACAAGAACTTTCTGCTGAGAGGAGGTGCATCGTGTCTCTTCAACAGACCCAACAAG CTCTTCGAAGCTACAGAGTGCGGCAACGGGTATGTGGAAGTGGGAGAGGAGTGTGACTGTGGACCAAGAATG GAGTGCTATAAAGACTGCTGTAAGAAGTGCTCTCTGTCTAATGGAGCCCACTGCAGCGATGGCCCATGCTGCAATAGCACCTGCCTG TTCTTACCCCGAGGGTACAGTTGTCGCTATGCTGTCAATGACTGTGATATTTCAGAGACATGTTCAGGAGACTCAGGCCAG TGCCCCCCTAACCTACACAAGCAGGACAGCTACCCCTGTCAACTTAACCAG GGCCGTTGCTATGGTGGCGAATGCAAGACAAGGGACAGCCAGTGCAAGTACATCTGGGGTCCAA AGGCAGGGGGCTCAGAGAAGCACTGCTATGAAAAGCTAAATACTGAGGGAACAGAGAAAGGGAATTGTgggaaagatggagagaaatgGATCCCCTGCAGTAAACA TGACGTGTTCTGTGGGTACCTGCTATGCACCAACATTGGCAGAAACCCCAGGATTGGGACCCTGAAAGGTGACATCACCCCCACCACTTTTAACCATCAGGGACGGCTGGTAGACTGCAG TGGAGGACGCGTCTTGTTGGATGATGACACGGACCTTGGTTACATTGAGGATGGGACACCGTGTGGTCCCTCCATGATGTGCCTTGAACGGAAATGTTTGCCCATCTCCTCCCTGAATCTCACAGCCTGCCCTCTGGGGCCCAATGGACGCATCTGTTCCTCTCACGGC GTGTGCAATAATGATGCTGCCTGCACCTGCGACACCACCTGGGCAGGGACAGACTGCAGCATGCACGACCCGCCCAAAGAGCCACCTGTCATTGAAGACGATGGTCCCAAGG GTCCTAGCGCCACCAACCTTATCATAGGCTCCATCGCAGGGGCCATCCTGATGGCAGCCATAGTGCTGGGGGGGACGGGATGGGGATTTAA